Sequence from the uncultured Flavobacterium sp. genome:
AAAACGCAGAAACCATTTGGAAGTTGGTTTTTATTAATTCTTTTTTAAGAATAATGGACAAGAAGAAAATCAGGCTGCATCGTTTTGCAGCTTGATTTTTGATTTTATAAAACTTTAGGTTTTTACTGTTTTTGAACAAAAAAAAATCCTAATTTTGATATTCAATTATTCTAAATTACAACCAGCACCATTTTATTATCATATGAATATTCAAGAAACAATCCAGGCTTTACGAAACGAACTTAATCAGCACAATCACAACTATTATGTGTTAGATAACGCCACAATTTCTGATTATGAATTTGATATTAAACTAAAAGAATTACAAGATTTAGAAAATAAACATCCGGAATTTTTTGATGAGAACTCGCCAACACAGCGAGTAGGAGGAACCGTTACAAAGAATTTTAAGACCATTGCGCATCAATCCAGAATGTATTCGCTGGACAATTCTTATTCTAAAGAAGATTTATTAGACTGGGAAACCCGAATCCAAAAAGTTTTAGGAAACGTCAATTTGCAATATACATGCGAGTTGAAATATGATGGAGCATCAATAAGTATAACCTACGAAAACGGAAAATTAGTTCAGGCTTTAACACGCGGAGACGGTTTTCAGGGAGACGAAGTAACTAATAATATCAAAACCATAAAATCAGTTCCTTTACAGTTAAAAGGTAATTTTCCGGAGAGATTTGATATTCGTGGCGAAATTATTCTGCCATTTGCAGGTTTCGAAAAAATGAATCAGGAACTAATTGAAATAGGAGAAACACCTTATTCAAATCCAAGAAATACAGCTTCCGGAAGTTTAAAATTACAAGACAGTGCTGAGGTTGCAAAACGACCATTAGAATGTTTATTGTATTTTGTAACCGGAAATAATTTGCCATTTTCTACACAATATGAAGGATTAGAATCCGCTAGAAAATGGGGATTTAAAGTCCCAAACGAAGCAAAACTAGTCAATAATATGCAAGAAGTTTTTGACTTCATCGATTATTGGGATGTTCACCGCCATAATTTGCCTTATGAAACAGATGGAGTTGTTATAAAAGTAAACAGCATTCAGCATCAGGAAGAATTAGGATATACAGCAAAATCACCACGTTGGGCAATTGCATATAAATTTAAGTCAGAGCAAGTTTCGACTAAATTAAAATCAATTTCATATCAAGTTGGTCGTACTGGAGCAATTACTCCGGTCGCAAATTTAGAACCGGTGCAATTGGCTGGAACTATTGTAAAAAGAGCTTCTTTGCACAATGCAGATCAAATTGAGAAATTGGATATAAGAATAAATGATACCGTTTTTGTTGAAAAAGGAGGTGAAATTATTCCTAAGATTATTGCAGTAGATTTATCGCAAAGACCAGAAAACTCAGAAGTAACACAATATATCACACATTGTCCGGAATGTAAAACTGAATTGGAAAGAAATGAAGGCGAAGCAAATCATTATTGCCCCAATTTTTACGGATGTGCTCCACAAATTAT
This genomic interval carries:
- the ligA gene encoding NAD-dependent DNA ligase LigA, which produces MNIQETIQALRNELNQHNHNYYVLDNATISDYEFDIKLKELQDLENKHPEFFDENSPTQRVGGTVTKNFKTIAHQSRMYSLDNSYSKEDLLDWETRIQKVLGNVNLQYTCELKYDGASISITYENGKLVQALTRGDGFQGDEVTNNIKTIKSVPLQLKGNFPERFDIRGEIILPFAGFEKMNQELIEIGETPYSNPRNTASGSLKLQDSAEVAKRPLECLLYFVTGNNLPFSTQYEGLESARKWGFKVPNEAKLVNNMQEVFDFIDYWDVHRHNLPYETDGVVIKVNSIQHQEELGYTAKSPRWAIAYKFKSEQVSTKLKSISYQVGRTGAITPVANLEPVQLAGTIVKRASLHNADQIEKLDIRINDTVFVEKGGEIIPKIIAVDLSQRPENSEVTQYITHCPECKTELERNEGEANHYCPNFYGCAPQIIGRIQHYISRKAMDIEGLGGETVALLFKNDLVHNYADLYELKVEDILHLERMAQKSAENLVKGVEKSKEIPFESVLFALGIRFVGETVAKKLAKHYKNIDALSKASLMDLILVDEIGERIAKSVIEFFENEENKTIIERLKNHGVQFEIVEKINPNATEKFIGKTFVVSGVFAQFSRDELKKTIEDNGGKVGSSISAKTDFVVAGDNMGPAKLEKASKLNIPILSEQDFINKLNESE